TTGGATGGGTCAGTATTCATCACTCCAACATCTACGCTCTAGTATAATTTCACTCTTCCCTTCATCTTCTCGACACAGCGCAGTTGTGCATTCATAATTCCTACCATCAGATTGGCTTTAAATGGTTTTAAACACTTCAGATCAGACACAGTAACTAGCACTGTAAGGACGGTGAAACTATGCAAACAGGACTGTGGATGCTATGACGCAACCTCATCTTCCTGAATAGGCGTCTATGAAGTCCTTGTCAAGCAGGCTAACAACACCCGGCAGTGGGCATGATTCATGCAAATTAACCTGGTTGTTTAGGAAACATAGTGGCGCGTCACAGAATAGGTGAGGAGGAGTGTGTTCAAATCATTTAATACTTTTTATATCCACTAGGGTCACTGCACATGAaatgttacataggcctattaaaacaTGGGCAAGTACTATGTGTCCATTGTGTTATTGCTTTAGGCCTAATGGAAATGAGGAGAAATAGGCTACATTGCACATTGGGCCAAAAATAATACTCCTACTGTATGAATTACAGAAGTAAAATAAAGTTGTATAACCACCATTTTCGAGAACAAAGATGTGAAACCTTTGTTGCGATTCCAACACCCTGTGGACAAGAATTCCACCCATTCTAGGAAACCCATAGTCTGTAGGCCTATGAGTAAACCCTTATTTTGCCAGGTGAGTTGATCCAGCTGTCCGTGTGTATATTGCTTTTCCCCCGTTTGAATCTGTAGCATGTGGGGAGGTCTTGGTAATGTAACAATGTGGCTGTATTGGCTAACGGCATGCAGTTAAACATATATTTGAACTGGTTTGAATGCCCAACACTGATTCCACAGCTTCACTAAATGGTGCAGGGCCAGACTATACTCTTCATGCTATCATAGTCTGGCCTTGTCAAACAAATTCCACTCAGAATGATTTCATAACAGTCATGAATTCCTCTTCATTCAGGAATGCCATGatttacattttgtttttttaccttgtgttttatcttaatgttttaaatgttctttgactctaatttatttccttctttcttccctgtttcctttctttttgcatttgttaattttgcgaagcacattgagttgcacctgtgtatgaaatgcgctatacaaataaacttgccttgcctcgctTTGCCTTACATTACTCTGCTAGTTTCCTATTGAATTAAGATCAATTGTTAGGGCTTGGGGTTCGCCTCACAGTAAGATGGTGAGGTGATCACTTAGCCTACTGGTGTGTTAGGGGGTTATTGTATGTACAGTAGTTGGAACAGCCATGTTGATAGTACAATATTTCTTGATCAGCACAAGACAAAATGGACGCTTCAAAGTATTAGGATATTCTGACTGATCCACCAGACCTtgttggaaaaaaagagagagaaacacaagatGCATGTTGATAGAGCATTAATGAATTGGAATGAATGGGGATGTGTTTATGGTGCAGTGCCTCTtaatttcatacatgaatttcATTATTTGGTCAAATCTCACTCACATCCATTTGAACCGATCGTAGGGCCAAAAAGTAAAAGTTCAAGACCAGGCAAAGATGAACCACACactgatgagctcccttttactCAGTTTTATTGCCGTGACGCTTCGGGCCACCATGGCTCTGCCTCAGACAAAAAGTGCAATTGTGTAGCTGACCCTTCAGTTATATTTCAAAGCCATGTGAGCATGATTATGTCATACAAGGCATCACCACTCAGAGGTTATGTTGTCtgctgttatgttatgttatgttatgttggcTGCTACACTTGGAATGGCTATTTGAAATATGCAATCAGGAAAACACACCAGTAGTTCAAAAAGTAGTTGTAATTAGGCCCGTTGGTGATGGCACTGGATGCTGCACAGGGTGTGCActgcaaagtttttttttaaatttacattCTATCAATTTCAAATATTGCAGCCCCCACTAATGTCGTGTGAGTTAGCGTAATTGTAGAAAAGTCTAGGTGAGTAGACATGATACTTTCATGTCTTTTAATGAGCACATTAGGAAGACTAGAAGTTCCAAAATATCTTTTTTaaaatgattttatttttttgtagtaCAATACACAACATGGGCAAATAGGCCCTACTACGGGCTCTGCACTAGTATAAAGCATTCACTGGCCTCTTCTGGTAAAACAGAGGTATAGCAGGACAACACATGTATTGCACTGCATACAGCAggtgttagtgtatgtgtaaccagaggcgcatcttgtcagcaggctaggcaggcagccgcttggggccccccaaTCCTAcacatggtgaataacagctaagacttgcAACTACAGACGtggtgatttgttgtgaatgttcattatttcaaattttcgcttggggccccagcatCGCCTCtgtgtgtaacggatgccaagtAGCAGAGTTCAGCAGTacaacattagtaaacctccctcccagagCCTCATACTGATACTGTAGCACTTTGCCATCAGTCTGGGCCTTTAGCTCAggggtatcgtactgtgcctcccatgccgaacTGGAGCTTTGACTGCTATGTTGTGGGTTTGAGCTCAGAGTGGCGAACCAGCACAAGATGACCTCGATTACATATGTACAGTCATGTAAAGGAATGTGGCACTTTATTTGAACTGTGCAAAAACCTCATGTGATGTGACAACTAAATCTCTTTGTTAAATGAAAATAAGCTTATAGAGCCGTTTGAACCCATCCTCCTTAATGATGAACCAGGGTTCATTGAGTTCACAGACAGCCTTATCTGAATGACCGTGCAGTGTGGTCAGTCTTTGCCCTCCTTCACTCCATTCCCATACTGCCCGTCTGAAAACCATACACGGCAATGTCTTTGAAGCAGCGCCCCTTCTTCAGATGGAGTGCAGAGTATCAGTCTGACCCAAATTTGAAATCATAGCCCACTTGGATTTTGTGCTTGCTCAGATACTTAACGGTGGACAACAAACATGCCACTGGATATCATACATATTAATGTTTGAATAGGTCTACATGCCAACATGAGTTTTCACTCTTCTGATGATTCTCTCAACACTGTTATTCATAGAGGTACTTAAAAGTAAAGGGATCAAAAAGGTTACATAACTGCAACATTCTTTATTGGCCTGTATCTGTAAGTACCTTCCCAGAAACATCCAAAAACACAGACTGTGCTTTTAATATTTTGTCTACTGTATCTGCATAAATGAATTAATGAAATACAATATGAATGACAAAATGTTGCAGgaacagaagtaaaaaaaaagaaataatagcaATTTCAATATTTATCCATATTAAACTGGGAAAAACACAACTGCATATGAAAACTAGCAAACTCAAAGCACCACCCGTATTAAAGACTACTGTATAttcttattatcattattattagtagtaataacaacaataacaataataataataacaataacaataataatgtttAAAACCATAGCAGTACAGAGAAATTCCGAATGACTAGAACCAAGAATTTGCTAACAATGCATGCTCATACAAACTTTGTCCATTCACAGTAGAATAACTGAGTTTTTTTTATAATtaaaaatacaaaacacaaaAAGCAACAGATGTGCCTAAAAATACTTCTGTTGATTAAAAAGCCTAATTTAGGCAAAATAGCTCACGTTGTATGTACGTACCAGCAGTCTTTCTGCATTCTCAATACAACTCTAGTCAGTGGCTGGCTTAAAACCAGTAAAACTGAACCAGATGCTTGAACAAATGCGTCCAATACGGTCATCTTAACCCAGTCACGATCATTACCAAGATTCTGACACTGGTGTACATTGAACTAATTGTCCATGTCTGATAATTAGCTGTGAAATAGAACCATATACAGCTTACACATTTTGTTATAAATGTAGATTCTTTAAAAAGCAGTACATAGTGGTACATAACATCATAGTATGGTCTTATCTACAGTAATATATCATCTAGTCAATGACCgctcataaataaaataaaaaaataatattaatgtAGTCCATTTTGTTGGTTTCAAATTCTACTTGGGGTCTTCAATTGTGCCTTTGCTCAGGTCTGTCATTTTGGGGTATCTCACTTTTTTTTGGTCCAGTTCATTTTGGGCCCACAGGAGAAGCTTCAGTAGCTTTGCTAGTTTGGGTGTTGATTCTCGGTTCTCATAGTCCAACACGGCTTGATTCACTTCACTCCAAACCTGTGGAGCAGAAGTTCATTGCAATATGCATTTTAATATTAGAATTCTCAAATATGAAAATGCTCTCAATACATCTTACCTGGTCCTTGTAACTGTACGTGTGAAGTAAAGTTAATGTGattgaaaacaaaaaatacattgCAAGACATACTAGGAGGAAAAATAGGAACACCCTTCGGAAATTCATAAATCTCTGCATAAATTAGTCATAAAATATGGTCTGATCTTTGCTCAGTCTCTGCTTTAACTACTACCACCCACATAAATATCATTAATAGTGTTACTATATTGTATACAAATCCTGTTCCATTTGATCTGGGCTAAAAAAAGAAGAGTTAAGCCAGTATGATAAGGTCCTGTGACCTTCACCTTTTGAGTAAGGTACAGGAAGCTCACAAAAAGTACAGTTTGATGTGAAGAGTTTTTCCAAATGCTGCAAAAGCCTAATACTATATTTTCCAGACAACAAACCACATCTAAGCATAAATCACAGGTCATTCCTCGTCAAATCTCCAAATGCCCCCACACAATCATCTCAAATTTCGCCTAAAAAACCCCCCAAGATGTTCACTTCATAATGGGAAAGGTGCCAAATTTCAACTCCCAACTCTTACATCTTTGTCATTAATACGTTTTCTCAAGTACCCCCTTGGCCCACAAAGCAACAGGTCCCAGAGGGGGTTGTGAAGGAGCGAGAACGATGTTTTTAATGACAATCTTCTCTGTGTGTTGTACTTATGACATTATTGATCTATGGTTATGTGGAACGTTTAATCAGGGAGGGAATTTGTCTTGTCACTCTTACTGTGTTCAGGTCGACCAGAATGGTGCCCGTGCCcatgctcgcaccagttacgttcggcacttaagtgcttacctgcgaaaaACCTGTGTTCATAcctggctctgaactttttcgcaCATGACTGGATGGTACCCGGATGAACAtgctgacgtccatgttgtcattcatggagaaaaaacaagtctttTTCGGTTCGCGAACTCTAAGACCTGCGGTGTGAACTagggaacgggcaccagcacggtcctcagtcggcctgaatgagCCATCTGTAGACCACCTATATTGTGATTTatatcttcttttttctttctcgctccttcaccccccccccacatgaAATTGTGCTCTACTCTCTTGagtagagggggaaaaaacaacacaaaacctcACAGTCCAGATAATAAGCACAAAGTCATTAATAGAAAGACATTTAACATACTTGAAATGTGCTTGTGATACTTCTTGTGAATGTACATTACATATTTTCTCAATCAAAGCTATTGGAAATTCGAATGCTTACTTCCTTGCCATTTACCTATTTCAAAATAGCTATGCACATCAAGACCTTGGCTTATAATTGCCAGActtgcagaaaaaaaactaaacaaatggtcTTAGCAAGCTGCCAAACCAAGACATCTAAGGACTGCAGTATCAACAAACCGTTACTTGAATACTGTCGTAGTGCTGAACTACTTAAGTCAGACTGAAATGTGTTATAACCAGGGTATTACTTGTATAATCAGTCTTTATCGGCTGTGACCAGGTATTTCAGGAAACTGTCCTTGTGCATTTGGTTGGTTCTGTTGATGAAGCATCCAATCAACTAACAGATAAGATAGATGAGAGACAGACCACCCAACCAGGAAggagacatacagtatgcaaatCTGCACCTTTGGCGAAAACACGTCTAAGATGCTGAGTGCCGCCTGtcgttaacccattttagcctgatgctgcccATACGCTGTTTGACCTAAGCAACTGGAGCGACAtaaacactgcattcaggctctcgaGAGTTAAGGTTTTTTCTTTTAAATCAAAaacgtgggtatgttagagctgaatgaacccgttctgatgcaagatgagggtccaagcttttaaatgcaacttttttcatgtttttaatgtgcttcggaggctgagattaTTGCCGTTAGCTcttaataggtagagggcacaggctcccaatttttttttttttttggcaggtgccttaggctaaaatgggttaaactacaaaaaagaaagaaagacccaaGTGCGCTTTCTCCAACCTTCTGCCGCTGCATTGTGTTGAGCAGGTCCCCAAACGGCGACTCCTCAGGGTTGTCGAAGGCCAGCAGGGCCAGTGTGCGCTCCATCTCGGTCAGGCACTCACGGCTCTCCTCGCCCTGCTCCGCCAGCTGGCTCTGGGCAAACTCCAGCGCCGTCTCCGTCTCCCGTAACCGGATCAACTCGAtgaggtgctgctgctgcagagggCAATTTCAGAGAGGCGATGAAAAGTTAGCAAAGCAGAAACAAGATTCTGATCGCCATTTCTCTAAAGAAAGTTGTTCCAGCTGGCCCAAATGTATGGATTCCAGCCCCAGTCACCAGACATAAATATCATTGAGCATGTCTGTGGTAGGATGAAAGAGGAAGCAtggaagacaaaaacaaaaaatctggaTGAACTCTGGGAGGCATGCAATTCCAAATGACTTCCATCAATAAATTGTGTGAGTCTGCTGAAATGCATGGATACGAGATTTTtaagtcaggttattagccgtTGTTCCAGCGACACAGATAGGCAAAAAAACCTTCTGTCGGGAACTGTACACTGCTTTTCCCCTTTACAGAACACCACACAAATGCATAAAAGATATCCAAAATGTTCTTACTTGTAGATGAAAGTACAGGTATCTGTTGGTGTCCAGGAGCTCTGGGTGAAGGCTGTTGAGGAGAGTGATAGCCTCCTGGATCTGTCCTCTCAAAAGCATTTCGCGAATCTTTATCCGTTCATCCAAAGAGTCCAGGTCCACACTCGGCTCAATGCCAGACTCCATACGGAACTTTTCTGCAGCCTCTTTAAACCCCTCTGTGAAaagacacattgtatatacagggggtggacaatgAAACTTTTTTATGAAATTCATTAATTGCGCACTGCACAAGTAAGaacagagtgtgaaggttcaattaacaggttaagagcacagttttgctcaaaatattgcaatgcacacaacattttggggcagtcatgggtaagcggttagggcgtcagatttatagcccaaaggttgccggttcgactcccgacccgccgggttggtggggggagtaattaaccagtgctctctcccatcctcctccatgactgaggtaccctgagtactgtcccgctgcactgctccccaggggcgccattggggcctggtcccttgcacgggtgaggcataaatgcaatttcgttgtgtgcagtgaaaacttgtgtgctgtggagtgctgtgtcacaatgacaatgggagttggagtctaGCAGTTGGGCTTTCAAATTCAAGGCTTCCAAATTATAGGTGACAAATCAAAgttcaaaaaaggagaaattcttggtgcccgtgttgctggtgcatctttgaccaagacaggaAGTacttgtgatgtatcaagagccacggtatcgaaaataatgtctgcataccaccaagagggatgaaccacatccaacaggattaattgTGGAcgcaagagaaagctgtctgaaagggatgtttgggtgaccggccgtgtataatattgaccctgtggagctcccaaTGGACCTTTCTGGTGGAAACAGAAACAGAGTTGGGGTGCACACCGCGATTTcgacagctgtggttttatgttttttttttatacagcccgggttagcacccaaacattcctttcagacagctttctcttgcatccacagctaatcctgttggatgtggttcatccttcttggtggaaTGCAGACATAAACTTAGCTACAGAAAAAGAAATGACGGTTCTGGAACCTGAGAAGCAATACAAATCTTTAAAAACATTTGAGTATGTAAACTTTTTATCGGGGTCTGTGTAAGAAATCTGACGAGACCATTTTAAAAGACCTAGACGTACCCGTCACCAGGTAGTTCATGATCAGTCGGTTCATATCCGCTCGCTGGATGTGTACGTTGTTCAGCTTGTCCATCCACTCATCTTTTGAGATATCCTCTGGTTTTTCTAAGTAACTCATCATGGAGATGCTGCAAGACAAAATAGACAGCACTTTAAGACACTTATGATGGCAGGTAGGCTACACGTAATTGCTTGAAAtgaattattgttgttgttgttttgagtaTACAAGTTTTAACGCTTCACCATAAATAAACACTGAACATAGGCTATTGCATGTAGAATAAAATAAGACTAATGTAAAATCACTGACTACTATACTTTACATAATCAATACATAAAAACGTGTGCAAATCCCTGGAGGTAGTACAGTGCACAGGCACGGTAACTGGTCTGAAAATGAAGTCATAGCAGCATCAGTCAGGTGTAGTGACACTGACATTAGGCTAAAAGACAATGAAAACAGCAGACTAACATGAGAGCGATGACACCAGTGCAAAAAATACAGATTGTTGTAGTAGCCTACtaacaaagaaacaaaacatcTAAATGTTGAAGTTATTGGCATGTGTTAgccaagaaagagaaagggatgacTTCAACATTGCATTTAAACTGAATGGCGTGGGCCAGCTCTGGTGTGGGCAAGCCCTGTGGAGAATGAAGTCACATAACACAGTTACAGTAGTCAGTACTCAAGACAGTTGAATCTGCAGCTGCCATTCCAGAATGACAAGGAGAATTGTGTTTGTGGGCTAGAGTCTACGTGCCAACTTGCATGTAAGTCATCGCGCGCAAAACATAGCATTGATCGTAACGTCCCCTTAGCTTACTTCAGGTATGGAACCCAAAATGGTTATTAAGCCTGTCAAGATTTTCGGCGCCTTTGAAGTTTAAATCACAGCAGAATGCAGACCAGCGCCACACAAGTCCGCTACCCTTTAGCTCCCAGCTAGTCATTGAAATTAGGCCTTATCTAGCATAACATTGCGCCGGAGCCATCCACTTATCGCCGTTTTAAAGCAATACCGAGGTGAATGGTGTCTTTGGACGAAGGGAAATGAAGCACTGTATATTAACACACATAAATTATTCATTTCAATGATGCATAGACACATAAAAGCTCTAACGTACCTGTTTTGTTGAATACACACAGCAAGGAATTTGGGGCGCTAGAGATCACGCGATAGTTAGATGTGAACGGTACTTCAGCAGGGTTCAGCGATTGGTCAGTaaaatcttcttcttcttcttcatggaGTTATTGGCGGGTTACGCTTTAGTTGCGCATACCGCCACCTACCGGTTCCTGGGCGATTCTGTTGATACAGTACTGCTGTTTAAATGCGGGCATATAGCTATGGAACGCtaaatgagccacgcttaattaaataaatatgccaacaaataattaattaaatgtgtcattaatttatttaaagtAGAAAAGTATTTAAAGTACTCCTTTCACCATTTAAGTAATTACTGAATtatattcatttaattatttcatggCCCGTGTGTTtcagccattgagagtaaatagaatggaggccaaaattctatttcattgttgaagccaagttggagccaaggttggacccaaaaagaccaaaaaatggccaaatcccattcattcctatgagagacataaaaccctctatctcccttaaatgccactccagggggatcatttttcgctcaactagtaggtccccttgctctccaacttaccagggtggtgattttttgtggtgatgttttattttagagagatattaaaagttaaattgaccaatgagcatcagaacatggtttgattgaccgttagaagtcttgttgttgtccaatcagcacctgcgtttggcgttgctaaggtggaatgtaagttggaatgttcccaaatctggcttcaaagcgttgaatggcaaatagcgttgatttggcgtccattctatttactgtcaatggtttcaGCACATTATGAAATAATTGTATCTGTCAAACTCACCCATCAAAGTCTGTGGGCGTATCCTAAAATCTGATTGGTTGCACTGCCTATCAAGTCAAAACAGATCGAGCGTAGAGCTGATCATAGGAAAGATTTTGTCGGACGTTCGTGTGTTGGTATTAACAGAGTGGGTTTATAAGGCTATGTGAATCACCCAGATCGGTGAGGTAAAAGGTGACCCGCCAGCATTCATTCACCGCGTTCAACATTTCAACTGGTAAGtccatttttataaaaatgtgtGAATTTACACATGGTTAATGTTTTGACCTAGGTTACACAAGTTCAATTTGAACGGAATGGCTAACCTTAGCAAGCAGCTGTCTACCAGCTAGCTTACTGTGTGCTCAGATAGTGGTTGTGCTACTGTTGGTAATGGGCTATGGCAGATAGTATAttcatctgttttttgttttttgactaAAAGCCCATGATGTGATATGCTGTTGAGCAAGGATGAGACGTGTGCATTTGACGTGCAAGTGGATAGTGCCATGAGTGCCCCAGCCCAGTCATCCTTGAaaaatatgtgcatgcatgtaaattAACCTAGGTGTAGAACTAGTTGCTTCGTCGAAACAATCTGACTTCactgtagcgatgtgtgtgaacatacTAGGGCCTATAGCTTGGGTAACATTAGGTAACATTGTACTACACAGACTTTGTAACGTGTACAGTACGTCTATTCCAGGCAACTGATTACTTACTGCCGTCTCTCTTTTCGCTAGCTGCTACTGCTTCCATTGGTTTTCTTgaccaaaagctttttttttctttttacagtgaAGATGGGACTGGGACGGATGAACTGATGGCAAAGCCGCGCACCTACCAAAGAAGTGACGAGAATGCCCCACAGAGACCACGGCAGAATGCTGACAGGAACCGCAACAAAACCAACTTCAGATGCATCATGTTACTTTCACGTTTCTGACATACTATGGCCACAAAGTAAGTAACTTCTATTACATGTGACTGGGGTCGGCCCTATGCTCCCACATCCCATTAGTCCCATATAGCTTCCACAGAGGTtatcttgtattgtattgttattgtgtACTGACGTGGGTTTAAGCATGATTCCACCCTGGTTGTGGTTTAGTTAAGTCCATCTCTACTATTATGAGTAGAGCATGGTTAGAGGTCATTACATTGTGGTTTAGAGGTAGGTATGGCTGGTGTTAACTGACTGTGAGGCACGATTTCAATGAGGTTAGGGAAAGGTTTTTGGGTGGAACAGTACCATTGGCCTGCGGGACAATTCATTCtatccccccctccaccccttttgtttttgttttcagtgtttgtgatgtgggacgggctgtgggaacatagacacactccctttggtagacactgttactcaaaattgttacacataataacttgacccttccctctcattcNcatcaaaaacatcaccaaatctgcctttttctatctcaagaacatctccggactccggccctcactctccgactctgtgaccgaaacacttatccatccttgaaaggcgctatataaaaccaagttattattattattattatataacaatAGATGTCTCAATTGTTTAACAGTTGACCAATAATGATTATCTAACCCTTACAGTGACAGTTAAGTTTATCGAagtgaaaatactgtaggccCCTAGGCCCTACAGGGGCAAATTATTATCACCAGTTGGAGCATACCAGCTATATTGTATTGATGGTATTCATAGAACATactagggctgcaactaacgaaaattttaatagtcgactaatccagtgtttctcagcctttgtttaggcgaggcacccttccaattcatgaaaaatttcaaggcaccccaaaccaacaagccgtaacatggcatcacatccgataccacacaagcttagaaaagtaacacatttggtcacacgacctacgtttgaagttgcagcttactggggtgacataaatttactttattgtgcgtaaatggcagatgaaagattccactgactagcattaacttatcaatttagacaaatatatcttatattacataatttatttatcagtcacttttccgcagcacccctgttgagaaacactggactgatCGAtatctagtcacgattagtcgcgaAAAAAAAGAGACTTACTCCAACCTTTGACAAACCTTCCTGGCCTCTTGCGCAGGGATGAAAAAATTCTTTCAGCTCACCTTGATCTTTAAATctggatagtagcttatttactccaagatacaacgtccaattcatacgtgctggacaattttaggattcaataaagtaataaagctgaTATAGTACCCATTTGTCAAGAGTAAGAGCATGTCAGAAGATTGAACAAAGGTCTCGACTCTAGGCTTCTTTGTGGAAAACTAAGTCTATAGCAGCCTGTAGATGGAGTAAACACGTAcagcatcacaacttcttcactgTAACAAATATTTGGATAGTCCGTGCCTCTTTCACTGCTTGTAAATATTGTAATTATTGATGGCTAGTCTTCCTCTTGTTATTTATGCCTCCAATAGATACTTTGACTAGAAAGTTAACTTGGCTCAGTTCATGCTGAAAAGAAGATACAATTATTGACAAAGACGAACATTTATTAAATCTGTTCAATTGTGTTTCTGCAGGGAAAGAGCAAGAACAAAATACAGGAAATTAATCTGAAGTGCACAAAATGTGTATCAATGTGAAGAGGTTAGAATAACGTATTAGTTGCTTAAAGATGGCTTACAAGTCTACATCAATTGCAAGATTTAAAGGATTTATAGGttgcatgcatagaaatactaaaacatgcagtgaaattagagttgtgTGCCTATACTGGGCGTAGCAAAGGTTTCTCGCAGGGAAGCTGTCCGCAGCAGCCTCCTCTGGTCTTGGTGGACACATCGTGGAAGTCATCCCTATCTGCAACCTTGGTTGACCACCTCAGTGCTATGATGTGTTTGGCCTCGGcttggatggcaggttgactgcagTTAAACATGGGAAGAAAGATGAA
This Engraulis encrasicolus isolate BLACKSEA-1 chromosome 10, IST_EnEncr_1.0, whole genome shotgun sequence DNA region includes the following protein-coding sequences:
- the LOC134456744 gene encoding glucose-induced degradation protein 8-B homolog; amino-acid sequence: MMSYLEKPEDISKDEWMDKLNNVHIQRADMNRLIMNYLVTEGFKEAAEKFRMESGIEPSVDLDSLDERIKIREMLLRGQIQEAITLLNSLHPELLDTNRYLYFHLQQQHLIELIRLRETETALEFAQSQLAEQGEESRECLTEMERTLALLAFDNPEESPFGDLLNTMQRQKVWSEVNQAVLDYENRESTPKLAKLLKLLLWAQNELDQKKVRYPKMTDLSKGTIEDPK